A genomic stretch from Fusarium musae strain F31 chromosome 9, whole genome shotgun sequence includes:
- the GET1 gene encoding GET complex subunit get1 (EggNog:ENOG41): MASLMLSIFVVEVVVNLVNTIGAAAINNLLWTIINFLPVSTAKAAGEQRKLQADYLKVRRDLNSTSSQDEFAKWAKLRRQHDKLLEQLEKTKKTNEAARSNFDKILTVLRVVVTRAPQYFLPFWYATEPMFWLPYGWFPYWAEWILSFPRAPIGSVSIASWQLACTGVIALFSDLIVGIAGLLLNAKQAKEAPVAAEKVAAEEKKKS, encoded by the exons ATGGCCTCCCTTATGCTCAGCATCTTCGTTGTCGAAGTTGTCGTTAACCTCGTCAATACCATTGGAGCCGCCGCAATCAACAATTTG CTCTGGACAATAATCAACTTCCTCCCCGTATCAACAGCAAAGGCTGCAGGCGAGCAACGCAAGCTCCAGGCCGATTACCTCAAGGTCCGACGAGATCTGAACTCCACGAGTAGTCAGGATGAATTTGCCAAGTGGGCAAAGCTCCGTCGTCAGCACGACAAGCTCCTCGAGCAGCTAGAGAAGACCA AGAAAACCAACGAGGCAGCTCGATCAAACtttgacaagatcctcaCCGTTCTCCGAGTCGTCGTTACACGCGCGCCGCAATACTTCCTGCCCTTCTGGTACGCCACAGAGCCCATGTTCTGGCTTCCTTACGGCTGGTTCCCATACTGGGCAGAATGGATTCTGTCTTTCCCTCGCGCCCCCATCGGAAGTGTCAGCATCGCTTCGTGGCAGTTGGCATGCACAGGAGTTATCGCGCTTTTCAGCGACTTGATCGTGGGTATCGCTGGTCTGCTCCTCAACGCGAAGCAGGCCAAGGAAGCACCCGTCGCAGCCGAGAAGGTCGCcgcggaggagaagaagaagtcataA